One window from the genome of Gemmatimonadaceae bacterium encodes:
- a CDS encoding glycosyltransferase: MARSTTLPRVSIVIPARNAGRFLRPAVLSALADGLDGIEAVVVDDGSTDGSLVEIADLPVTVVSGPPRGEAAARNAGVRAAAARFVTFLDADDLMVPGSLAPRTALLEREPEVLAVGGLPSRLIGEDGALLADVFERMAASLSFPLNLDMGFYRSGRFFPVQSALYVYRREVFDAVGPFDEALPGAVDADFQFRLLARSATPLLRVPVFDRRLHGTNLSFGDARTGALAFRPQMLDAIRLINRRHGLDAVEVVPWECEYLG; this comes from the coding sequence TTGGCCCGTTCCACGACGCTTCCCCGCGTCTCCATCGTGATCCCCGCGCGCAACGCCGGCCGCTTTCTGCGCCCGGCGGTGCTCAGCGCGCTCGCCGACGGGTTGGACGGAATCGAGGCCGTAGTCGTGGACGACGGCTCGACCGACGGCAGCCTCGTCGAGATCGCGGACCTGCCGGTGACCGTGGTCTCCGGCCCGCCGCGCGGCGAGGCCGCGGCTCGGAACGCCGGCGTGCGCGCTGCGGCGGCGCGTTTCGTGACGTTTCTCGATGCCGACGACCTCATGGTGCCGGGTAGCCTGGCGCCGCGCACCGCGCTCCTGGAGCGCGAGCCGGAGGTGCTCGCCGTGGGCGGCCTGCCGTCCCGACTCATCGGCGAGGACGGCGCGCTCCTGGCCGATGTCTTCGAGCGCATGGCGGCATCTCTGAGCTTTCCGCTGAACCTCGACATGGGGTTCTACCGCTCGGGGCGCTTCTTCCCGGTCCAGAGCGCGCTCTACGTTTACCGCCGAGAGGTCTTTGACGCGGTCGGCCCCTTCGACGAGGCGCTGCCCGGGGCCGTGGACGCGGACTTCCAGTTCCGCCTGCTCGCGCGCTCCGCGACCCCGCTACTGCGCGTGCCGGTTTTCGACCGGCGTCTGCACGGGACGAACCTCTCGTTCGGCGACGCGCGCACGGGAGCGCTGGCTTTCCGCCCACAGATGCTGGACGCGATCCGGCTGATCAACCGCCGCCACGGCCTGGACGCGGTGGAGGTCGTGCCGTGGGAGTGCGAGTACCTGGGATGA